One Streptomyces formicae genomic window, GCCCTTGACGTACTCGTAGCCGATGACCTGCGGCACGTGTACGGCGGTGGCTCCCGCGACGGCGATGTCGCACTCGCCGGTGGCCACGGAGCGCGCGGCGAGGTGCACGGCGGTGAGCGAACTGGAGCACGCCGTCTGGACGTTGACGGCGGGTCCGGTCAGACCGAGGCGGTAGGCCGCGCGGTTGGCGGTGAAGTCGGTGAAGTTGCCGACGGTGACCTGGAGTCCGGCCACCCAGTCGTCGACGCCGCCTCGCAGGACGTTGTTGAGGAGGTACGTCTGGAGGGAGTAGAGGTGGTAGCCGGTGCTCGCGTAGACACCGACCTCGCAGCCGTCGTACGCCTGGGCGGTGCCCGCGTACCCGGCGTCCTCCAGGGCGTGGTGCACGCACTCCAGGAACAGCCGGTGCTGCGGATCGGTGATGCGGGCCTCCTGCGCGCTCATCCCGAAGAAGCCCGCGTCGAAGCCCGCGATGTCCTCGAGGACGCCGCTCGCGCCGACGAACTCGGCCGCGCGGTAGCGCTCTTCGGGGACTCCGGCCGCCGCGAGTTCGGCCTCGGTGAAGCGGCGGATGCGGTCGGCGCCGTCGTGGATCGTGCGCCAGTACTCCTCGGCGGTGTCCGCGCCGGGCAGCCGGAAGGACATCCCGACGACGGCGACGGCGTCGCGCGGGGCGGGCGAGTGGTGGTGCTCGTGGTGACGGTGGCCTGTCATCGGATCTCCTTCTCCACGGGCTCCGTACGCTCGGCGGGCGGCGCGGACGCGGCCTCCCCCTGGCGCCCCTGCCGCACCAGGACCACGAACAGCGCGGCGCACAGCACGATCGCCACGCCGTGCAGCAGGCCCACGACGTGCAGCGGCGAGTAGCGGTCCAGGAGTGCGCCGCTGACCAGCATCCCGAGGCCGAAGCCGGTGTTCTCGACGGAGGCGGAGAGGCCGAAGAGCCGGCCGCGCTGCTCGTCGGGCGCCGCCTGGAGCCGGGTGACGTACGCGGTCTCGGTGAGACCGTCGGCCATCCCCGCCACCAGCGCGGCCGCGATCGCCGCGACCGTGGGCAGCCCGGTGAAGACCACGATGAACGCGGCCGACATGACGCACGAGCCGATCGCGAAGGCCCGCTCCCCCGGCCCCTGCCACTTCCCGCGCCCGGCGAAGCGGCTGCAGATCTGCTGCGCCACGATGTTGCCGATCGCCCACGTCGCCCAGAACTGGCTGATGAACGTGGCCGGATGGGAGGGGTCGAGGCCGCTGGAGTAGACGGGCAGGGCGACGTTGTGCGACGACGAGCCGAGGCCGTCGGCGGCCCGCACCACGATCATGACGGCGAGCACGGGGGCGGCGCGCAGCAGCATGAGCGAACCGGTGCTCGGCTCACGCTCCTCCTTGCCGCTCGCCGCTGCCCCCGCGCCCTTCCCCACCGCGTCCGACTTCGCCCGCCGTCCCGCGTTCGTACGGATGGGCAGCGAGAACAGGACACTGGCGGAGACCGCGAAGGTGGCGGCGTCCAGGGCGATGGCGGCGGTGTAGCCCAGCTGTGCGACCAGGACGCCCGCCGAGGCGAACCCGGCGATCATCGCGAGGGAACGCCCGGTCGCGAGCAGCGCGTTCGCCCGGAGGCGCAGCTCGCCGCCGACGATCTCGGGGATGCTGCTGCGCAGCGCCACACCCGACAGGGTGGAGCAGAATCCGGTCACGACGGCCAGGACGTAGAGGAGCCCGGCGCGCGCCCCGTCGGGGGCGACGAGCAGGGCCACCATGGCGGCGCCCTGGGTCAGGTCCGCGCCGACCATCAGCCGTTTCCGGTCGTAGCGGGAGACCAGGCGGCCGCTGGCCCAGCCGGACACGACACTCGTCAGGAGGCGTACGGCCATGAAGAGGCCCGCGGCGAGCGCGCTGTCGGTCACCTCGTAGATGAAGACGTTCAGGGCGACCATGTTCAGATAACTGCCGTACGCCGAGACGCCGTTGCCGACGACAAGCAGGCGAAAGTGCCGCAAGCGTTCCCCCCTGGTCCGCTGATGGGCTGCCACTCACTGGTCGTGCACGGCCGCCGTCAGCCGAGACCGTCTTCACACTCACTCGCGCCGAACGACACCTAAAGTCCCCCGAATTGGTGACTTGACAACTAGGCGGGGAGTCAATAGGTCCGTCTCACCCCTCGGGATGCAAGGTTTCCTTTGTGTTTGCTCGTGACCATGGTTAGATCAAGTCGCGGCCCTGACCGCAGCAGAGTTGAGAGTCCCTCACGGAGGGAAAATGCCAGCACACAGTCGTCCCGAGAGCGCACCGGCCCTGTCCCTCAGGGAACGTCAGGTGCTCGCGCATATCGCGGCGGGACTTTCCCACAAGCAAGTGGCCAGACGCATGGGCATCAGCGTGCACACCGTGAGCACCTATCTGCGGCGCATCAGGAACAAGCGCTCCGCGCCCACCGTGGCGCATCTCATCCGGCTGAGCCTCACCGAGAACTGCGGGCCTCGATGATCCGGTAGCCACTGAATCCCAAGGGCTCGCTCCGCGCGACGAGTTCGAGCCCGGCGCGCCGGAAGAGTTCGTCGAACTCCGCGGCGGTGCGCTCCCTGCCGGGCGTGAGCACCATCAGGGTGAGGTCGCTCACCGCGAGGAACGGGTCGGTGCCCGTGTCCACGACCGGGGGCGCCACGATCTCCACGACCATGATCCGTCCCGTGTCGCTCATCGCGTCCCGGCAGTTGCGCAGCAGGTCCACGCAGCGGTCGTCGTCCCAGTCGTGCAGCACGCTCTTGATCACGTAGCGGTCGGCGCCCGGCGGCACGGACGCGAAGAAGTCCCCCGCCACGACGTCGCACCGCTCCCCCAGGCCCGCCCCGGCGAACCGGTCCACGGCGCCCGCGACGCCCTGTGCGGTGTCGGCGAGCACGCCCCGCAGGTGCGGGTGCCGGGTGAGCAGTCCGGTCAGCAGGGTGCCGTCGCCGCCGCCCACGTCGACGACGGTGGCGACGTCCGAGAAGTCGTACGCCTCCGCGACGGCCCACGCCTCCGCCTGCGCGCTGACCGCCATGGCCGCGTGGAACTGGGCCCCCAGCTCCGGGTTCTGCTCGAAGTACGCGAAGACGGGGCCGCCGGTCACCGTCTCGATGGAGGGCCTTCCCGTACGCACGGCGTCCAGGAGACCGCCCCAGGCGGCCCAGATGCCCTCGTCGAAGTAGGGCAGGAGCATGGGCCGCAGCGAGTGCGGCACGTCCGAGCGGAGCAGCTGCCCGGCGGGCGCGAGGTGGAAGCCGCCCTCGTCCGTCTCGGTCACCACGCCCAGCGAGGCGAGGCCGCGCAGCACGCGGCGCAGCGCCTGCGCCTGGACGCCCGCCTCCGCTGCCAGGTCGGCCGCGCTCCAGGTGCGGTCGGCGAGCAGGTCGGGCAGGCGCAGCCGCACCGCGACGTGGATCATCTGCGCGGGTACGAAGCCGAAGGCGAGCCGGTAGAGGTGCGCGGCGGCGCCGGGGTCGAAGGCGGGGGCGGCCGCGTGGTCGTGGGCGGTCTCGTGTTCCGTGGCGGCGTCGGCCGTGGTCATTCTGCGCTCGCTCCTTCGGATCGGATGGCGGGACGGTCTTCGGGGCGGCCTGCGGGGCCGGGTCCTGGTCGGAACGACACGGGCAGGCGCGTCAGGCCGCAGAGGATGCTGATCTGCCGCCAGCGCAGCTCCGCGGGCGGTACGTCGAGGGCGAGTCCCGGCAGCCGCGCGAAGAGCGCCGCGAACGCGCACGACGCGAGGGCGCGGGCCAGGGGCGCGCCGAGGCAGAAGTGGATGCCGTGCCCGAAGGCGAGGTGGGGGTTGGGCGCGCGCCGGATGTCGAAGCGGTCGGGGCCCGCGCCCGCGCTCCGCTCTCCCCCGAAGGCGTCCGGGTCCCGATTGGCCAGGGACAGGCCCACGTTCACCACGGACCCCTCGGGGATGAGCGTCCCGCCGAGCTCCACGTCCTCGACGGCGACCCGCAGCGAGGACTGCCCCGCGGACCCCTCGAAGCGCAGCAGTTCCTCCACCGCGCCGGGCAGCAGCGCCGGATCCTCGCGCAGCTCACGGAACTGGTCGGGGTGGGCGAGGAGCGTGAGCAGGCCATTGCCGATGAGGTTGGTGGTGGTCTCGTGGCCCGCGACGAGGACCAGCATGGCGAGGCCCACGAGTTCCTCGTCGCTGAGCCCGCCGTCCTCCTGTGCCACGAGCAGCGCGCTGAGCAGGTCGGGCTGCTCGTCCGCCGGTACGTCGTGCCGTACGCCTGCCCGCTTCTCCTCGACGAGCCCGCCGAAGTACGCCCGCAGCCTGCGCGACCGCTCGTCGCGCGTGCGGGGACCCGTCTCCACGGAGAGGGTGCGCGAGGCCCAGGTGCGAAAGGCCGGGCGGTCGGCGGTGGGGATGCCGAGGAGTTCGCTGATGACGAGGACGGGCAGCGGGAAGGCGAAGTCGGCGATCAGGTCCGCGTGTCCCGCGGGCGTCACGGCGTCGAGGAGCTCCGCGACCGTGCGCTCGATGCGGGGTTCGAGCGCGGCGATCCTGCGCCGGGTGAACCCGTGCGAGACGAGTCGGCGCAGCCTGGTGTGGGCGGGCGGATCGTCGTTGGCCATGGGTGAGTACGCGACGGCGGCGCCGGACGCGTGGCCCAGGCGGCGCGGATCGTTGGAGAGCCGCGGGTCGCGCAGCGCCCTGCGTGCCTCCGCGTGGCCCGACACCAGGAAGTAGGTGAAGCCGCTCTCCTCGCGGACGAGCCTGACGGGTGGCTCGGCGCGGATGAGCCGGTGCGTCTCCTCGGGCCGCGTCAGCAGGACGTAGGGGCTGAATCCGGCCAACGGTTCGGACCGCGACTGAACCGGCATCCGCATCTCCTGATCTGTCTCTCCTGGTCCCGGGCGACCGGCCCACGATCGCACCGTGCGCGGCCCGTGTCGTCCGTCTGGAACAGGGGATCGCCCCTCCGACCCGAGGCTGAGGCCGGCGGCCGGTCTCCGCCCCCGCGTGTGGCGCGGGCCTCCGATAAAGAATGAATAGCGGCCGCGAGTTGAATGCTGATACAGCGGTGTGAGCGCGGCCGAAGTGTGACGGGACACACTCGACGCCGGAAGATCAACGATCACAAGCGCGCCGGGAGTTGTCCGCCGGTGAACGTCAGTAAAGACGTTGAGCAATCTGGACCAGCCCCGGTCAGTCGAGTACTGTACTGATCACTCTCGTGGTCCAGACCAGTCAACGCGAGTTCGGACGCGTTCGGACGGGTCCACACCCACGGAGACCTCAATTTCATCCGCCGTTCAGCGGCGGTGAATACTGGGTAATAGCGCGGCCAGAAAGCTGTGAACAATCAGGCGGGGGACAGCCTATGCGTCAAATAGCTCCTGTTAATTGTATCCGGATTGCCGTTTGCGACTCGCGCCATCTAGCGCGGGCCGGACTCATCGGAGTCCTTGCGCGAGAGCCCGACATCTCCGTGGTCGCGGAGGTCTGGGACGCGGCGGACGTGGCACAGACCCTCCGGGCGGAACAGCCCGACGTGGTGGTGGTCAGCCATGATCCACTCGTTATGGACGGCATCGCGGTGGCCGAAGCACTCCGCTCCTGCCCGGAGTTGGCGTCCTCCGGCGCCGGCGTCCTGATGCTCTGCGATTCGCTGGAGCACGACGAACTTCTCTCGGCGCTCAGAGGTGGTGTGCGCGGGGTGCTTCCGGTGAACGGTGACCCCTATACGCTCGCCGCCGCCATCCGCGAGATCGCCGCGGGCGCCATGCTCCTCAAGTCGCCGACGGCCGTGGGCCTCATCAACCGTCTGGTCAGCCGGTCGCCCGGCGTCACGGTGGTGCCGGGGTCCCATCTGTCCAGGCTCACCCACCGCGAGCGCGACGTGCTGTCCCTGGTGGCCAACGGGCACTCCAACTGCGAGATCGCCCAGAAGCTGACCCTCAGCGAAGCGACCGTCAAGTCGCACCTCTACCACCTGTGCCAGAAACTCGGCCTGCGCGACCGTGCCCAGGCCGTCATCCTCGCCTACGAGACGGGGCTCGTCCGGGCCTGCCCCGCGGCCTGACCCGCCTGCTCCTGCCGGGTTCACGCGGGGGAGAACTGGGCCGCGTCGACGTGGCTCACCGCCACCGACAGGAACGCGCGCGTGGAACCCGGGTCGCTCGCGATCCACCGCAGGAATCCCCTTCTCTCGTCGGTCACCTGGAGCCCCGCACTGTCCAGAGCCATCTGGTAGCGGGGCTCCATCAACCGGTCGCGGGCCGCCGCGAAGCCGTGCAGCGCCGCGTCCAGTGCCGCCGCGTCGGCGAAGCACTCCCCCGGCCCCTTGCCGGACTCCTCGCCCCGCCCCTCGGCCACCGCGTCGGCGAGCGCCGCCGCCTGCTCGAAGGCGTCGCTGATACCGGTACCGGTGA contains:
- a CDS encoding MFS transporter — translated: MRHFRLLVVGNGVSAYGSYLNMVALNVFIYEVTDSALAAGLFMAVRLLTSVVSGWASGRLVSRYDRKRLMVGADLTQGAAMVALLVAPDGARAGLLYVLAVVTGFCSTLSGVALRSSIPEIVGGELRLRANALLATGRSLAMIAGFASAGVLVAQLGYTAAIALDAATFAVSASVLFSLPIRTNAGRRAKSDAVGKGAGAAASGKEEREPSTGSLMLLRAAPVLAVMIVVRAADGLGSSSHNVALPVYSSGLDPSHPATFISQFWATWAIGNIVAQQICSRFAGRGKWQGPGERAFAIGSCVMSAAFIVVFTGLPTVAAIAAALVAGMADGLTETAYVTRLQAAPDEQRGRLFGLSASVENTGFGLGMLVSGALLDRYSPLHVVGLLHGVAIVLCAALFVVLVRQGRQGEAASAPPAERTEPVEKEIR
- a CDS encoding response regulator transcription factor; the protein is MPAHSRPESAPALSLRERQVLAHIAAGLSHKQVARRMGISVHTVSTYLRRIRNKRSAPTVAHLIRLSLTENCGPR
- a CDS encoding methyltransferase; its protein translation is MTTADAATEHETAHDHAAAPAFDPGAAAHLYRLAFGFVPAQMIHVAVRLRLPDLLADRTWSAADLAAEAGVQAQALRRVLRGLASLGVVTETDEGGFHLAPAGQLLRSDVPHSLRPMLLPYFDEGIWAAWGGLLDAVRTGRPSIETVTGGPVFAYFEQNPELGAQFHAAMAVSAQAEAWAVAEAYDFSDVATVVDVGGGDGTLLTGLLTRHPHLRGVLADTAQGVAGAVDRFAGAGLGERCDVVAGDFFASVPPGADRYVIKSVLHDWDDDRCVDLLRNCRDAMSDTGRIMVVEIVAPPVVDTGTDPFLAVSDLTLMVLTPGRERTAAEFDELFRRAGLELVARSEPLGFSGYRIIEARSSR
- a CDS encoding cytochrome P450 family protein, encoding MPVQSRSEPLAGFSPYVLLTRPEETHRLIRAEPPVRLVREESGFTYFLVSGHAEARRALRDPRLSNDPRRLGHASGAAVAYSPMANDDPPAHTRLRRLVSHGFTRRRIAALEPRIERTVAELLDAVTPAGHADLIADFAFPLPVLVISELLGIPTADRPAFRTWASRTLSVETGPRTRDERSRRLRAYFGGLVEEKRAGVRHDVPADEQPDLLSALLVAQEDGGLSDEELVGLAMLVLVAGHETTTNLIGNGLLTLLAHPDQFRELREDPALLPGAVEELLRFEGSAGQSSLRVAVEDVELGGTLIPEGSVVNVGLSLANRDPDAFGGERSAGAGPDRFDIRRAPNPHLAFGHGIHFCLGAPLARALASCAFAALFARLPGLALDVPPAELRWRQISILCGLTRLPVSFRPGPGPAGRPEDRPAIRSEGASAE
- a CDS encoding LuxR C-terminal-related transcriptional regulator; amino-acid sequence: MAQTLRAEQPDVVVVSHDPLVMDGIAVAEALRSCPELASSGAGVLMLCDSLEHDELLSALRGGVRGVLPVNGDPYTLAAAIREIAAGAMLLKSPTAVGLINRLVSRSPGVTVVPGSHLSRLTHRERDVLSLVANGHSNCEIAQKLTLSEATVKSHLYHLCQKLGLRDRAQAVILAYETGLVRACPAA